CACAATGACACCTGGGTGTTTCTCTTCTAGTTTCTCTGTGATCCTGTTACTTGTATAACAAGAAAGAACCTGCAAGAACATCAGGAAGGTATCTTATTTTCCCCATaaccactatttcctctttcactttcctgaaagccccatagGCTCTCCTGTTTTCCTgatcccttctttccttctagGGTTGCTAATCCAGGGAATGGTTAGAAATCTGATGGAATTGCAACAGGTCTCCCTACCGGCACGCTCCCGGGAGCGGGACTATGGATGTCCTATCTGTAGCCATTTCCGTTTCAGGggacatgccagaagatgtgttgcACATCAATAATTTTATCTATTTTGCTCAAGGATGCAAgtcccccaagtgggacctgagaatcccgTTATTATCGCTTATCACCATtgcaaagagatcagttcccctagagaaaatggctgctttggacattgGACTCCACAACATTATACTCCAACAAGGTCCCCTCCTGCTCAAAATCCCGCACACTCCCAGCTCTGctcacaaagtctccaggcatgtCCCAACCCGGAGATGGCAACCAGAACATTGCTCTTATAGCAGTATCTCATTTGGTTCCAGTACTGCCTCATTGACAAAGGATATGTGGTGACCTCTAGTGGTTGCGTGTGGTAACAAGTTTTTATATCctatagcacagtggtccccaatccccggtccggggaccggtcccggtccgtggatcagttggtaccgggccgcggctcctcctcatcctcctccctggctgctgctttgggggctgccctgccactctgctgccggctcacctttggtgctctccagcagctgccatagctggggctcccccttagcatTGCtgtgcgcagttgctgctggcagcgccccccagtgggcaatgggaagtcaggggcaccagtgggaaagcaagtagagcaggggcttaggcagcggTGATGattcctcggtaaaagactacccccctcccctgggcctcagcaaaattgtcaagcattgacgggtccctggtgataaaaaggttggggaccactgctatagcatatggtaatgactggggaaggcattggcaaggccaccctgtattgagtcagccatgaaaacgctagagggcgtcaccccaagggtcagacatgactcggtgcttgcacaggggatatctttaccttttatgtatggGCATCTAGCCCATAACTAGCAGTAATTGTATTAAGGAACACTCGATGTTTAGGCATGCTGTGAAGAGCCTAACTGCTAGGCAGTCTCACCTCAATCAAACTTCCTGGAGTGCACAAAAGGTGAGTTTCTGAGCCAAATACCGCGGTGAGAGGTTTTGTTTCTGCACAGCAGTTGCTTAAGCTACAGCATAAGATTGTGCCTTGGGAATAGGGAACCAATAAACTGCAGCTTACAGTCCTTTGTTGTGCTAACACAGTGCTTTGGATACCAGAGAAGAGGAATATATCCCCCAGGATCATGGTCAAGTtatgagagccagagtggtatagtggttaggagtggcagcttctaatctggcgagctgggtttgattcctcactcctcctccacatgcagccagctgggtgaccttgggcttattacggccctgatagtgctgttctgaccgagcagtcgtGTCCACTTACCCCatagagtgtttgttgtggggaaaggaagaaaaggtaattgtaagctttgggcagtgaaaagcaggggataaaaaccaactcttcttttttttttcttctaaccCAGtagttcttaacctgggggtcaggactcctttggtGGTCGAGCAATCTTTAcccaggggttgcagcagggcaggtAGTTTGGCCGGGGGGCGGGGGCACTGCCCCTTTTGCcacaagattggcatggtgggtcaagaggcagaactgaactgagaaaccccagaaaagaaCCCAATTTATGTACACTCACGAACAATGGACCTTCACacctttggtcagtttcggtttaatttctgtgaaggaacccttgcatgattttagggttgggggtcaccatagcatgaggaactgtattaaagggtcacaggatgaggaaggttgagaaccactggtctaacctgATGAATTACAAAATCACCCACAGTTCATGCCTTGTTGTGCCTGTGCTGTTAGAGGAATCTCTTCATGaaggaatcacacacacacacacaacccttcattctattaaaccaggggtagtcaaactgtggccctccagatgtccatggactacaattcccaggagcccctgccagcatttgctggcaggggctcctgggaattgtagtccatggacatctggagggccacagtttgactacccctgcattaaactgATCAATTCCAAAACCACTCCCTTTGATTCCGAGATTCATGACTGATATCAAAGGCCCATGGAGACATCTAAGTAGTAAGTCACAGCTCAAACATCTCAAAGAATGCTTAGTTTTGTACGGTGAGACGCTCCCTCAGCAGTGTCTAAAGATGGGTGTAATATGAGCTGCCAAATTTATCAGTCCAAAGCTGCTTTGCATAACCTAAAGTTCAGCTTAATCATGGTTATTGAGAAGGGTTAGGGGGCAATGCTCATTTGAGCACAAAGGATTCTGGGGTGGCTTCAAACATCTTCAAGTACAGAAGGAGCCCTTTCCCTCAGGATGCACTTCTCACGGAGATGCTGGCCTATGAATTCGGTCGCTTCTTGCGACGTAGGAAGGCAAACGGAAAAGAAGAAATCAGAGCATTTGCATTAGGTCAATTTGACTGCGTTTACTTAGCTAATGTTTTTTGTTTACCACACCCGTTTGGTAACACCATTTGAAGAAACTGGGTgtttaaaacaatgcaaaaccCTTTCTCCCTGCACTCGAGAATTGACAGTGCTACATGAAGAAAGAATtgtctttcttttgttctttctttgtttctaacTGGCTCTCACAACACAGAAGGCCAGTCCTTCTAGCAGAAAGCTCCATATCGGATCCAGAAAAGGTTGAGTACGGGAACACAGAGAAATTCTTCAGTGTTGTCTAACAGCCAGAGGTGAATTACACAAGGGCCTTCATGAGTAGAAGACCTGAGAAAAGCAGGAAGGGGGATCCAGTTGACTCAGGGCCTGTGCTCTTGGAAGCTCTGCAATCAAGTCTTTCCACATCAAAACCCAGTCTTCTATAGCTCGTTTTGCGAGTGTCATATATATCACAATAAGACTTAGAGCTGCAGCCCTTCATAATTGCTTTGACGGCAAGACCCGTAGAACCTGAAAAGCAAAGAGGAGTTGTCAGAGGAGTCCATATTCCTATTAAGTTACACAGGAGCTGGTAGATATTGTAATGGTGACTCAATTTATGTTTGCGTATGTTTTTGTGAGTCAGGTCCATAGAAGTCTGCATCCATTGTGGTGGTTAGTCAGTGTCAACAAGTCACAATTGACTTACGGAGACGCAGTAGAGTTTTCAACGTAAGACagattcagagatggtttggcaTGGCCTAACTCCACATCACGGACCTGgtagtccttggaggtctcttgcCAGGGctaaccacagaatcatagaatcatagatttggaaggtacctcctgggtcatctagtccaaccccctgcactatgcaggacactcacaaccctattgctcatccactgtcacctgccacccccttgagccctcatagaatcagcctctccatcagatggctctccagcctctgtttaaaaatctccaaagatggagaacccaccacctcccgaggaaatttgtcccactgagaaactgctctgttaggatCATCTTTCTCAAgttttgatggaatttcttttgaattaatttcattccattggttctgttctgtccctctggggcaagagagaacaactctgctccatcctctatatcagcggtccgcaaccctcctgctgccacggaCCACTGCTAGTGAGTGGGAGGAGAGGGCGGCCCGCGCGCACGTGTTTGcgtccggcaggggcgcaaacgcgcatgcgcggccgcgctGCAtatgcgtgcatgcgcaaaactgccgcgcgtgcgcgtttgcgcccctgccagacgcaagcgtgcatgcgcagcagtctCTCTCTCCTCGCCCCTCCATGCCACCAGCAAattggccaccgaagcggccgattagcttgcgggccagcaagcttctcttccccccccccctcccaaagcaagtagcttgccgggccacaagctaatcggccgcttcggtggccaatttgctcgtggcctggcgagcttcccgctgcgggggggggcgggaagagggagctgcggcccggcgccaaggcctttgcggcccggcaccgggccatggcctgggggttggggaccactgctctctatggcagccttttaaatacttgaagatggtaatcagatcccttctcagtcgtccccAACTGTGTGTGTTGCTCTGTTTTCTCTGTGACACTCAGATGTCACCAGAGTGAAAAGTCCATCTACATAATTCTTTTAAAAGGACAAAGGACTTAAAAAGAAGGAATGGAGTATATAAAATCAGGATTACCAACGTTCGAATCCATAGTAAAGCAGTGGCTCTCTGGCCCAACACACTTTACTGTATCATTTACGCAGTAGGACATCAACGAGAAGCAGGCTGGACATTGATTGCCATTGAGTGTGGTGTGTATCGGTGGCACTGCAAAGTAAAAGGATGGCAAATTAATGTAGAAATGTGGTCAGGAGACTGATACAGGTTAGTGGACAGTGACCAAGAGGCTGAGTTGAGTTATTGTCAGAAGTTGACAGAGCCAAGTCCCTGGCGCTGCTTTCGGATAGGTTTCTTCATTTATAGGTTTTCTAAgatctttgttttgtttcatggTACTCTGGCTTCTTTCTTAATGGTTTGTTTGTAATGTGTTTGTCCAGTTTCTAATGGCTACGTTTGGACGGCTTTATTTGCTTTAACTGTCCGTTACCTTGATCAGTCTTTTGTAGTGGCAACATATAAATGTTGTAATCAGCACTGGCAAAGAGGACGAAGAAGACAAAAGAATGAGAGAAAGAGGAACAAAGTGGATGATAGACCCAAGGGGAGAAAAATACTTACATTCTGGAGATACTTTTTGACAGTCGGTCCCCTTACAACAGAAGGTACTTGCCCTGAGGGTCCTGTTTGGCGCAATAttcatataaattgttttaaatgtacaCATGGAAGAGGATTCACACCCCTTTACTATATTCTGGATTATTTTACCTGCACAGATAGAAGAAGATGTATTTAGTAATTCCCACGTCTCCATAAGAGGTGAAGAGATTCATTCAGTCTGGACCCTGACATCAAATtctggcatatttatttatttattatatttatatacctccctcccagggggctCAGGAAACTTGAAAATATTATCAAGACATTTTACACTTAccaaagagctggttttctggTATCTAAATTGATTCATCTGCATAGAGAAAACTTTAAGAAACTATGAGGAGGCACCCTGATTGTACTTTtttggagagaaagaagagaatgtACAGAAATTGGTTCAATAATGTTAGGTCTCTGGTACCTGCACATGAATAAACAGTGCCCAGTTACTTAGTGTTCTTTCCATGataagcaaagatcctagctatAAAACCAGGGAGTCTCAAAGACCTGCCAGTCCAGTTCACATCCTGTTTGCCATGAATGGTTATGCAGCCAAAGAACTGAAAGGGTGTTTGTCATGTCCTTTTGCAGGAAGAAGCTACCTGCTGTCACCAGAACTCCACTGCCTGCTGATGGGGAATCAGCTGGAAGTCAGCTTCagatctcttgctttgaaaattttACTGTGTACCTAACAAAGGACAGGAGCCAACTTTCAGCTGATTGCAGGGATCAATGGGAATTTAGGTTCTTCTGTGTTCCTGATCTATCCCCTCTGCCCAATCTTCTGCATCTCTAGAAAATAAGAGGAAGATAGATCAAAAGACTGGAGGAAAATGAATAATAGAATGTGCAATTTTCACAACCTTAGGTGTGCACCACTGTAAAGTCCCTTTCCATCCCCTAACATGGCAAATACCATGGCTCAGGTACTTAACCAAAGTTACTTTACTGAATAAGAGACCTACAGGAGATCCCTTTCCCAAAGGTAACCCAAACAGAAGAATTGACTGTAACAAAGCCCTGGGTTCGAGCTGGGATAATATAGGCATAAGACATCACCACCTTGGTCCCTCCTAAGACACAGGAAGACCTTTCCCATAAAAGAACTTTGATCCTAGCTGGGTGCAAAATCTAGAGACGAGCAGGCTGGGAAAATTGGCCAGATGTCCTCCTCTAGGCTACACAACACTAGTTTTCCTTTTCAAAGATGCAGGGAGAGATAACTGAATTCACACTTTCAACAGAACATCAGCATATAGTAAGAGGCACCCAAGAAGGGGAGAATCACATACAGGAGTGAGGAGACCACCTCCCTCCAGGAGAACTTGTGGGGAGGGATCCAGAGAAAAAGGGTAAGGCATCTGACAGCAATACAGTGCTACAACCACGGATCACTGACCAACAAGACTTTTATTAACACTCCAAACACAACTGACAAAAGAGAAACC
Above is a window of Paroedura picta isolate Pp20150507F chromosome 5, Ppicta_v3.0, whole genome shotgun sequence DNA encoding:
- the LOC143837232 gene encoding phospholipase A2 inhibitor and Ly6/PLAUR domain-containing protein-like isoform X1; this encodes MHTLLGLLLFSAFVTSGIALECETCSALGSNCTGIMKTCDSDQDTCAITLVEKSLLGEPSHDLPNPFTLNPRISKPGKIIQNIVKGCESSSMCTFKTIYMNIAPNRTLRASTFCCKGTDCQKVSPELPPIHTTLNGNQCPACFSLMSYCVNDTVKCVGPESHCFTMDSNVGSTGLAVKAIMKGCSSKSYCDIYDTRKTSYRRLGFDVERLDCRASKSTGPESTGSPFLLFSGLLLMKALV
- the LOC143837232 gene encoding phospholipase A2 inhibitor and Ly6/PLAUR domain-containing protein-like isoform X2, which gives rise to MKTCDSDQDTCAITLVEKSLLGEPSHDLPNPFTLNPRISKPGKIIQNIVKGCESSSMCTFKTIYMNIAPNRTLRASTFCCKGTDCQKVSPELPPIHTTLNGNQCPACFSLMSYCVNDTVKCVGPESHCFTMDSNVGSTGLAVKAIMKGCSSKSYCDIYDTRKTSYRRLGFDVERLDCRASKSTGPESTGSPFLLFSGLLLMKALV